From one Candidatus Chlorobium masyuteum genomic stretch:
- a CDS encoding phosphatidylserine decarboxylase — protein MFTPYGYSTMIKALLICMLCSGAALFFPPGVKIALLIATASFSLFTLYFFRDPERKVPNEQRIILAPADGSILLVQKQEESTLVSIFMSPFNVHVNRIPISGRVTKVNYKPGQFLMAFDNRSMESNEKMEIGIDNGEIRVLFSQVSGFLARRIVCPLQKDEQVTIGNRFGMIKFGSRVDLTLPPGATVEVQVGQKSVAGRTILARY, from the coding sequence ATGTTTACTCCCTACGGTTACAGCACCATGATAAAAGCTTTACTGATCTGTATGCTCTGCAGCGGTGCCGCCCTATTTTTTCCACCGGGAGTCAAAATTGCACTGCTCATTGCCACAGCCTCCTTCAGCCTCTTTACCCTCTACTTTTTCCGTGACCCTGAACGAAAAGTCCCGAATGAACAGCGTATAATCCTTGCACCGGCAGACGGCAGCATCCTTCTGGTTCAGAAGCAGGAAGAGAGTACGCTGGTCAGCATATTCATGTCACCCTTCAATGTTCATGTCAACCGGATCCCCATCAGCGGCAGAGTCACAAAAGTAAACTACAAACCCGGTCAGTTCCTTATGGCATTTGACAACCGGAGTATGGAGAGTAATGAAAAAATGGAGATCGGTATTGACAATGGTGAGATCAGGGTGCTCTTCAGCCAGGTCTCAGGATTTCTGGCCCGGAGAATTGTCTGTCCGCTTCAAAAAGATGAGCAGGTTACCATAGGCAACCGGTTCGGCATGATAAAGTTCGGCTCAAGAGTGGATCTCACCCTTCCTCCCGGGGCAACCGTTGAGGTTCAGGTTGGCCAGAAATCAGTCGCAGGCCGGACCATCCTGGCGAGATACTGA
- a CDS encoding Sec-independent protein translocase subunit TatA/TatB: MFGLGGQELILILLIILLLFGAKKLPELAKGLGKGMREFKKAQNDIEEEFNKAADETPKKDKSTTV, encoded by the coding sequence ATGTTTGGATTAGGTGGACAGGAACTCATTCTTATTCTGCTGATCATTCTGCTGTTGTTCGGTGCAAAAAAACTTCCCGAGCTGGCAAAAGGTCTGGGAAAGGGGATGAGAGAGTTCAAGAAGGCCCAGAATGATATCGAAGAGGAGTTCAACAAAGCTGCCGATGAAACCCCGAAAAAGGATAAATCGACAACCGTTTGA